In Gammaproteobacteria bacterium, a genomic segment contains:
- the mraY gene encoding phospho-N-acetylmuramoyl-pentapeptide-transferase yields the protein MRGILGVITALTITLVIGPSMIRWLSHYQIGQTVRDDGPETHLKKAGTPTMGGALILVSIGISTLLWADLTNRFVWIVLLTTMAFGVIGWVDDYKKLVNKDPRGIGARNKYFWQTVFGVGAALALYYMAKVPAETQLIVPFFKNIALDLGPFFVLFTYLVIVGSSNAVNLTDGLDGLAILPTVMVAAGLAIFAYVTGNIKFAEYLSIPYIAGSGEVLVFCAAIIGAGLGFLWFNTYPAMVFMGDIGALALGAALGVVAVVVRQELVLFIMGGVFVMETISVIIQVASFKLIGKRVFRMAPLHHHFELKGWPEPRVIVRFWIITFMLVLAGLATLKIR from the coding sequence ATGCGCGGCATTCTTGGTGTTATCACGGCCTTGACAATAACGCTGGTAATTGGCCCGTCAATGATCCGGTGGCTGAGTCATTACCAGATCGGGCAGACAGTCCGTGATGATGGCCCGGAAACGCACCTGAAGAAGGCTGGGACGCCAACCATGGGTGGCGCGTTGATCCTGGTCTCCATCGGTATTTCCACGTTGCTGTGGGCGGACTTGACCAATCGTTTTGTCTGGATCGTGCTGCTGACAACAATGGCATTTGGCGTGATCGGTTGGGTTGATGACTACAAGAAGCTGGTTAACAAGGACCCGCGGGGAATTGGCGCCCGGAACAAGTATTTCTGGCAAACAGTATTTGGTGTCGGTGCAGCACTGGCATTGTATTACATGGCAAAAGTACCGGCGGAAACCCAGCTTATCGTTCCATTTTTCAAGAATATCGCACTGGATCTCGGGCCATTTTTCGTTCTGTTTACCTACCTGGTAATCGTAGGGTCGAGTAATGCCGTGAACCTGACAGATGGCCTGGACGGACTGGCAATACTTCCTACGGTGATGGTTGCGGCAGGCCTCGCAATATTTGCCTACGTAACCGGAAACATCAAATTTGCCGAATACCTTTCCATACCCTATATCGCGGGCTCTGGTGAAGTCCTGGTTTTTTGCGCGGCGATTATCGGTGCCGGGCTTGGGTTTCTCTGGTTCAACACTTACCCGGCGATGGTATTCATGGGCGACATCGGAGCATTGGCTCTTGGCGCAGCCTTGGGTGTTGTAGCGGTAGTCGTGAGGCAGGAGCTGGTCCTGTTCATCATGGGCGGTGTGTTTGTCATGGAGACGATATCGGTAATCATACAGGTGGCGTCGTTCAAGCTTATTGGCAAGCGCGTTTTTCGCATGGCGCCTTTGCATCATCATTTCGAACTAAAGGGCTGGCCGGAGCCGAGGGTAATTGTTCGATTCTGGATCATTACCTTCATGCTTGTGTTGGCCGGGCTGGCAACGCTGAAGATTCGGTAA
- the ftsL gene encoding cell division protein FtsL, translating to MRSSILVVLILASAVAVIGMRHQSRMNFGELQALRAERDMLNTEWGKLLLEEGAWSRHQRVEAAAQKRMGMALPGPQQVRIIERETNDSTK from the coding sequence ATGCGTAGCAGCATTCTGGTTGTGCTAATCCTTGCCTCAGCCGTGGCGGTGATAGGCATGCGACACCAGAGCCGGATGAATTTTGGCGAGTTGCAGGCGTTGCGTGCAGAGCGCGACATGTTGAATACAGAATGGGGAAAACTGTTACTGGAAGAAGGAGCGTGGTCACGCCACCAGCGGGTGGAAGCGGCGGCGCAGAAACGAATGGGGATGGCTTTGCCGGGGCCGCAGCAGGTCCGGATTATCGAGCGAGAGACAAATGACAGCACGAAATAA
- a CDS encoding UDP-N-acetylmuramoyl-tripeptide--D-alanyl-D-alanine ligase, which translates to MMTLSAAAKAMNGTLSGADGEFTGVSIDTRTLSPGDVYFAVKGPRFDGHNFVTGALNAGATAAVVSRALEVNAPLIEVEDTRIALGDLGAEWRTRFAYPVIGVTGSNGKTTVKEMIASIMGIRHTGLSTRGNLNNDLGVPLTLLRMREHDQYAVIEMGMNHTGEIYYLTTMAKPNIAVITNAAEAHLEGLGSVEAVAHAKGEILSGLPRDGVAIINADDTYAGLWVEMAEGRPIVSFGLEYEADVRCEYKLHGDCSDIHLITNQGKIDMRLSILGKHNVLNAMAASAASIAAGATLEDVRAGLEKLRAVSGRLETKQGINGARVIDDTYNANPASVSAGLEVLKNTGGETILVLGDMGELGDAGPMIHRRVGELAKRVGVSRLFVIGNLAQHAAAGYGASARHYQDADSLVEDLIDCLHSDATVLVKGSRLMKMETVVSGITNVNKS; encoded by the coding sequence GTGATGACCTTGTCAGCTGCTGCCAAAGCCATGAATGGAACACTGTCCGGAGCGGACGGGGAGTTCACGGGCGTCAGTATTGATACAAGGACATTGTCGCCAGGTGACGTTTATTTTGCCGTGAAGGGGCCTCGATTTGACGGGCACAACTTTGTTACCGGGGCATTGAATGCGGGGGCGACGGCTGCCGTTGTAAGCCGTGCGCTGGAGGTGAATGCGCCACTTATTGAGGTAGAGGATACCCGTATTGCGCTTGGTGATCTTGGCGCGGAGTGGCGTACCCGGTTTGCGTACCCGGTCATAGGTGTTACCGGGAGCAATGGCAAGACCACGGTTAAGGAAATGATCGCGTCCATCATGGGTATTCGTCACACGGGCCTGTCCACCAGGGGAAACCTGAACAATGACCTAGGGGTCCCGTTGACACTGTTAAGAATGCGGGAACATGACCAGTATGCCGTCATCGAAATGGGTATGAACCATACCGGTGAGATCTATTACCTGACGACAATGGCGAAGCCGAATATCGCAGTTATTACAAACGCTGCGGAAGCTCACCTGGAAGGACTGGGTTCGGTTGAGGCCGTGGCTCACGCCAAGGGTGAAATCCTTTCCGGGCTGCCCAGGGATGGAGTGGCAATTATTAATGCAGACGATACCTATGCCGGGTTATGGGTGGAAATGGCAGAAGGGCGTCCAATTGTGAGTTTCGGTCTTGAGTACGAGGCTGATGTTCGTTGTGAGTACAAACTGCATGGTGACTGCAGTGACATTCACTTGATAACCAACCAGGGGAAAATCGATATGCGCTTGTCCATACTGGGTAAACACAATGTATTGAATGCAATGGCAGCCAGTGCTGCATCTATTGCAGCCGGGGCAACACTGGAAGATGTACGGGCCGGTCTCGAGAAACTGCGCGCGGTTTCCGGTCGCCTGGAAACGAAGCAGGGAATCAACGGCGCCAGGGTGATTGATGACACCTATAACGCCAACCCTGCATCAGTATCCGCAGGACTCGAAGTTCTGAAGAATACCGGCGGTGAAACCATTCTTGTTCTGGGCGACATGGGTGAACTGGGTGATGCCGGCCCGATGATACATCGGCGTGTTGGCGAACTGGCAAAGCGTGTAGGTGTTAGCCGCCTGTTTGTTATCGGTAATCTTGCGCAACACGCTGCCGCCGGCTACGGCGCGTCAGCGAGACATTACCAGGATGCAGACAGCCTGGTTGAGGATTTGATTGATTGCCTGCATTCGGATGCAACTGTGCTGGTAAAGGGCTCAAGGTTGATGAAAATGGAAACAGTGGTTTCCGGTATTACAAACGTGAACAAGAGTTAG
- a CDS encoding penicillin-binding transpeptidase domain-containing protein, whose amino-acid sequence MTARNNKIRVVKPAAFGLRRRVVLTSFIIVMAILTGRAVFLQVMNAEFLVKQGNARHLRVVKENAVRGMIMDRNGAPLAVSTPVDSVWVQPGMFVEARSQWSSLAHVLDISEAQVARLVRQNRDREFLYLKRHVTPDVAEHVSQLNVPGVSLLREYRRYYPTGAVTGHVLGFTNIDDQGQEGIELVFNDRLAAQPGKVQVFKDRHGKAVESVDQIQRAIPGSDMRISLDRRLQYLVYRELTETVLRHKARGGSAVILDAKTGEILAMANAPDFNPNNRLDLRSNNFRNRAVTDVFEPGSTVKPFTVAAALESGLYTPGSRIDTTPGVVKVGAATIRDEHKNGMLSVAGVIQKSSNVGAARIALAMNREVMRDFFAGAGFGELTGINLPGEVDGNLPKAERWVKIDQAVMSFGYGLSVTALQLARAYTAFANDGMLTPLSVLPLAEARPRRVMSVQTARQMRSMLELAAGDDGTGAAAQVRHYRVAGKTGTVHKLVNGEYADDRYLSLFAGMIPASDPRLVMVVMIDDPQGKYFGGQVAAPVFGKVMSGAMRILNVAPDAPVVEKRWARAGSGGAT is encoded by the coding sequence ATGACAGCACGAAATAACAAGATCAGGGTCGTGAAGCCAGCGGCATTTGGTTTGCGTCGTCGTGTTGTCTTGACAAGTTTTATTATCGTTATGGCTATTCTGACCGGCAGGGCAGTGTTTCTGCAGGTTATGAATGCAGAGTTTCTCGTAAAGCAGGGCAATGCCCGCCACTTGAGGGTAGTCAAGGAAAACGCGGTGCGCGGAATGATTATGGACCGTAACGGAGCACCTCTGGCCGTAAGCACGCCGGTGGATTCCGTATGGGTGCAACCGGGAATGTTTGTCGAGGCGCGCAGCCAATGGTCGTCTCTGGCGCACGTACTTGATATCAGCGAAGCCCAGGTCGCACGACTGGTTCGACAGAATCGAGATCGTGAATTCCTGTACCTTAAGCGACATGTAACGCCGGACGTCGCCGAGCATGTCAGCCAACTAAACGTGCCAGGCGTTTCCCTGTTGCGTGAATACAGGCGTTACTACCCGACCGGAGCCGTGACAGGCCATGTTCTCGGGTTTACCAATATTGATGACCAGGGGCAGGAGGGAATTGAACTGGTCTTCAATGACAGGCTGGCGGCGCAACCTGGAAAAGTCCAGGTATTCAAGGACAGGCATGGAAAGGCTGTAGAAAGTGTTGATCAGATTCAGCGCGCTATTCCTGGCAGCGATATGCGAATCAGCCTGGATCGCCGCCTGCAGTATCTAGTTTATCGTGAGCTGACGGAGACCGTGTTGCGGCACAAGGCGCGTGGTGGTTCAGCCGTTATTCTGGATGCAAAAACCGGTGAGATACTGGCAATGGCCAATGCGCCGGACTTCAATCCCAATAATCGCCTGGATCTTCGCAGTAACAATTTCCGCAACCGGGCAGTGACCGATGTATTTGAACCGGGTTCAACGGTAAAACCATTTACTGTCGCCGCCGCCCTGGAGTCTGGCCTGTATACGCCAGGCTCTCGTATCGATACCACGCCGGGAGTCGTGAAAGTGGGTGCGGCAACCATTCGTGATGAACACAAAAATGGCATGCTGAGTGTTGCCGGGGTAATACAGAAATCCAGCAACGTCGGTGCTGCAAGAATTGCACTGGCCATGAACCGTGAGGTGATGCGGGATTTTTTTGCAGGCGCGGGTTTTGGTGAGCTTACCGGGATCAATCTTCCGGGCGAGGTTGATGGGAACCTGCCGAAGGCCGAGCGCTGGGTAAAAATAGACCAGGCCGTGATGTCGTTTGGTTACGGCTTGTCCGTTACCGCCTTGCAATTGGCGCGTGCCTATACTGCGTTTGCCAATGACGGCATGTTAACGCCGCTGTCAGTATTGCCGCTTGCCGAAGCCAGGCCAAGAAGAGTCATGTCCGTACAAACTGCGCGACAGATGCGAAGTATGCTCGAACTGGCTGCTGGTGACGACGGTACAGGTGCTGCAGCACAGGTGCGTCATTACCGGGTTGCAGGAAAAACCGGAACCGTGCACAAGCTGGTAAATGGTGAGTATGCTGATGACCGGTACCTGTCCCTGTTTGCCGGAATGATTCCAGCGTCGGATCCGCGACTGGTAATGGTTGTGATGATCGATGATCCGCAAGGCAAGTATTTTGGCGGCCAGGTTGCTGCCCCGGTATTTGGCAAGGTGATGTCAGGCGCAATGCGCATTCTTAATGTTGCGCCGGATGCGCCTGTAGTCGAAAAGCGCTGGGCGCGCGCCGGATCAGGGGGAGCAACATGA
- the murD gene encoding UDP-N-acetylmuramoyl-L-alanine--D-glutamate ligase, with the protein MTDNNRNAVVVGLGATGLSCVRYLHARGYSVSVVDSRELPPALARLKQEYADVEFRGGEFRTEWFDAADMLVVSPGVSIRQPVIEQARARGADIVGDIELFAREVKAPVIAITGSNGKSTVTSLVGELCRGAGMNAPVGGNIGRPVLEMLDEPEADVYVLELSSFQLETTASLAAASAVVLNISEDHMDRYNDLDDYADSKAIIYRQCGHVVYNREDSVVAAMAVGYAGARSFGFDRPRRAEDYGIDESSEWIVRGNEQVARIADIGLVGNHNMTNVMAALSLVEPFAIPVDVVRTVLKSFTGLRHRSELVAESGGVKWINDSKATNVGAAIAALQGLSGPVILIAGGEGKDADFRPFGVAMPGRVKLLVLIGRDAQIIRDAVPGSVASVTADSMEQAVQIAGDNAEAGDYVLLSPACASFDMFRNFEHRGDVFGECVRAYLGQGAAG; encoded by the coding sequence ATGACTGACAACAACAGGAATGCGGTGGTAGTAGGGCTGGGTGCAACCGGGTTGTCCTGTGTACGCTACCTGCACGCGCGTGGCTATTCAGTCAGCGTTGTTGACAGTCGCGAGTTGCCACCAGCGCTGGCCAGGTTGAAACAGGAATACGCGGATGTGGAATTCCGCGGCGGTGAATTCAGGACTGAATGGTTTGACGCTGCTGACATGCTCGTGGTCAGTCCCGGTGTAAGCATCAGGCAGCCAGTTATCGAGCAAGCCCGTGCAAGAGGTGCAGATATTGTCGGCGATATCGAACTGTTTGCGCGTGAGGTCAAGGCGCCGGTAATTGCGATAACCGGATCCAACGGCAAGAGCACTGTTACCAGCCTGGTCGGTGAATTATGTCGGGGTGCCGGGATGAATGCGCCGGTTGGTGGAAATATCGGTCGACCGGTGCTGGAAATGCTTGATGAGCCTGAGGCTGATGTCTATGTCCTGGAGCTGTCGAGTTTTCAGCTTGAAACGACAGCCAGCCTGGCAGCTGCCAGTGCCGTAGTGCTGAATATCAGCGAAGACCACATGGATCGTTACAACGATCTTGATGATTATGCCGACAGCAAGGCGATTATATATCGTCAATGCGGTCACGTGGTTTATAACCGCGAAGATTCTGTTGTAGCGGCAATGGCTGTTGGGTATGCCGGTGCGCGGTCGTTCGGGTTTGACCGGCCGCGACGAGCTGAGGATTACGGTATTGACGAATCGTCTGAATGGATCGTCAGGGGTAATGAGCAAGTAGCCAGAATCGCGGATATAGGCCTGGTGGGCAATCACAATATGACCAATGTGATGGCAGCCCTGTCTCTTGTTGAACCATTTGCCATTCCCGTTGACGTGGTTCGGACCGTATTGAAGTCGTTTACCGGCTTGCGTCATCGATCTGAACTGGTGGCCGAATCCGGTGGCGTGAAGTGGATCAATGACTCCAAGGCGACCAATGTTGGTGCTGCAATCGCAGCTTTGCAGGGATTGAGCGGGCCGGTAATTCTGATTGCCGGTGGCGAAGGAAAGGATGCGGACTTCCGGCCGTTTGGTGTTGCCATGCCCGGCCGGGTCAAGCTGCTTGTCTTGATCGGGCGCGATGCGCAAATTATCCGCGATGCCGTACCTGGATCTGTAGCGTCAGTCACAGCCGATTCAATGGAGCAGGCTGTCCAGATCGCAGGTGACAATGCAGAAGCGGGTGATTATGTGTTGTTGTCACCGGCGTGTGCAAGTTTTGACATGTTCAGGAACTTCGAACATCGAGGCGATGTATTTGGTGAGTGTGTCAGGGCCTACCTGGGCCAAGGAGCAGCCGGATGA
- a CDS encoding UDP-N-acetylmuramoyl-L-alanyl-D-glutamate--2,6-diaminopimelate ligase — MTTPSHQVYYSRLSELLHGVDVVSAFVDVGFCGMTMDSRRVEPGYLFVAIKGMATDGHDYIETALERGAVAVLTEEERPELKDMPVVVVRQLRDQLGMLADRFYRSPSRDMKIIGVTGTNGKTTCTYLTSQALNNCGERCGLIGTMGIGYPGNLEDSGHTTPDVISVHRVLAKFRDDGCSHVCMEVSSHALDQGRVSAVDFDIAVFTNLSRDHLDYHGSMERYGRAKQSLFHYPELDCAIVNEEDEFSEQIAQAFLARDHNHPEQLLTYGFDHARVCVRHYRVRKDGFDMTIGHGDDEIDVSCNMLGRFNASNVLAVVAILLCIGRPLSSLPAVLSALKPAAGRMEIFHGPDSPVVVVDYAHTPDALEKALQALREHVSGEVWCVFGCGGDRDKGKRPLMGEIAGRVADRVVLTDDNPRFENAKSIIEDILAGLSGQAEVIQPREQAISTAISAANPGDIVLVAGKGHETYQEVAGERNFYSDRETVERLLEVAV; from the coding sequence ATGACGACCCCGAGCCATCAGGTCTATTATTCCAGATTGTCCGAGTTGTTACATGGCGTTGACGTGGTCAGCGCCTTTGTCGATGTAGGGTTCTGCGGGATGACAATGGACAGTCGCCGCGTTGAACCAGGCTATTTATTCGTCGCGATAAAGGGCATGGCGACTGACGGTCACGACTATATCGAAACCGCGCTTGAGCGCGGTGCCGTTGCCGTTCTGACTGAAGAAGAGCGGCCAGAATTGAAAGACATGCCGGTAGTTGTTGTGCGGCAGCTGCGAGACCAGCTGGGTATGCTGGCAGACAGGTTCTATCGCTCACCTTCACGGGACATGAAAATCATTGGTGTTACCGGAACCAATGGCAAAACAACCTGTACCTATTTGACATCCCAGGCGTTGAATAACTGTGGAGAGCGTTGCGGATTGATCGGTACAATGGGAATCGGTTATCCCGGTAATCTTGAAGACAGCGGCCACACCACTCCGGACGTGATCAGTGTTCACAGGGTGCTCGCGAAGTTTCGGGATGATGGCTGCAGTCATGTGTGTATGGAAGTGTCGTCACATGCGCTCGACCAGGGTCGTGTCAGCGCAGTCGATTTTGATATTGCCGTGTTCACCAATCTCAGTAGAGATCATCTCGATTACCACGGCAGCATGGAGCGTTACGGGCGCGCCAAGCAGAGCCTGTTCCACTACCCGGAACTGGATTGTGCCATCGTCAACGAGGAAGACGAATTTAGTGAGCAAATAGCCCAGGCTTTCCTGGCGCGGGATCATAATCATCCGGAACAATTGCTGACCTATGGATTTGATCATGCCCGTGTTTGCGTTCGTCATTACCGTGTCCGCAAAGACGGGTTTGACATGACCATTGGCCATGGCGACGACGAGATCGACGTATCCTGCAATATGCTGGGACGTTTCAATGCGTCGAATGTACTGGCGGTTGTGGCAATTCTTTTGTGTATTGGCAGGCCATTGTCATCCTTGCCCGCGGTATTGTCTGCACTCAAGCCGGCAGCCGGGCGTATGGAAATCTTCCATGGACCGGATTCACCGGTTGTTGTTGTCGATTACGCGCATACGCCGGATGCACTTGAAAAAGCATTGCAGGCACTGCGTGAACATGTCTCTGGAGAGGTGTGGTGTGTTTTCGGTTGTGGCGGTGATCGTGACAAGGGCAAGCGACCCTTGATGGGAGAAATTGCGGGCCGCGTAGCTGACCGGGTTGTGTTGACTGATGACAATCCTCGATTTGAAAACGCCAAGAGTATTATTGAAGACATACTCGCCGGCCTCAGTGGACAAGCCGAAGTGATTCAGCCCCGTGAACAGGCAATCAGTACAGCCATCTCTGCCGCTAACCCTGGCGACATCGTACTGGTTGCAGGCAAGGGGCACGAAACCTACCAGGAAGTAGCTGGCGAACGAAACTTTTACAGTGATCGGGAAACCGTGGAGCGGTTGCTGGAGGTGGCGGTGTGA
- the ftsW gene encoding putative lipid II flippase FtsW, producing MMIHAVTSALPGATKSLRKPGIAADPAFITSVMSLIMLGWLMVFSASLSVTDAAAGSTYQFTLRHSIHVLMGLSLMFVVSRVRSGILMRISPVLLVTGIILLILVLLPGIGAKVNGSVRWLNLGLMRVQPSEFMKLFMIIYVAGYVVRKKEDLGLFVPGIVIMSMVLGLVGTLLLLEPDLGTVVVLSITVMTMLYLAGVRFLHFMIVVLTGAGSMALLTWLSPYRMERVTGFLDPWADPFDSGFQLVQALIAFGRGEWFGVGLGASIQKLAYLPAAHTDFLLAVLAEELGFSGILFVIGLFVVLVFRGFHIARLAEQRGDLYSTRLVQGMSLLLGWQAAINMGVNMGMLPTKGLTLPLMSYGGSSMIVSCLAVGMILMVDRENRIAS from the coding sequence ATGATGATCCATGCCGTGACCAGTGCATTGCCGGGCGCAACAAAGAGTTTGCGAAAGCCCGGTATTGCCGCGGACCCGGCCTTCATTACCTCTGTCATGTCGCTGATCATGCTTGGATGGCTCATGGTGTTTTCTGCTTCCTTGTCGGTAACCGATGCCGCCGCTGGTTCGACATACCAGTTTACGCTGCGCCACAGTATTCACGTACTCATGGGCCTGTCGCTGATGTTTGTAGTGAGTCGTGTCCGGTCAGGGATATTGATGCGCATAAGCCCGGTGTTGCTGGTAACCGGAATCATCTTGCTGATCCTGGTGTTGCTGCCCGGAATAGGGGCCAAGGTAAATGGTTCCGTACGTTGGCTGAATCTTGGATTGATGCGGGTGCAGCCGAGTGAATTCATGAAGCTGTTCATGATTATTTATGTTGCCGGTTATGTCGTTCGCAAGAAGGAAGACCTGGGATTGTTCGTGCCGGGAATTGTCATCATGTCAATGGTGCTTGGTCTAGTTGGTACCTTGCTCCTGCTTGAGCCGGATCTCGGCACCGTGGTTGTGTTGTCGATAACAGTGATGACCATGTTGTACCTGGCCGGCGTGCGTTTTCTGCATTTCATGATCGTTGTGTTGACGGGCGCAGGGTCAATGGCACTTCTTACCTGGTTGTCACCTTACCGCATGGAGCGCGTTACCGGTTTTCTCGATCCCTGGGCAGACCCGTTTGATTCCGGGTTCCAGTTGGTACAGGCGTTGATTGCGTTTGGCCGTGGTGAATGGTTCGGTGTCGGGCTGGGTGCAAGCATCCAGAAGCTTGCATACCTGCCGGCGGCGCATACTGATTTTCTGTTGGCTGTGTTGGCGGAAGAGCTCGGTTTTTCCGGAATCCTTTTTGTAATCGGCCTGTTTGTTGTGCTTGTGTTTCGCGGGTTTCATATAGCCAGGCTGGCCGAACAACGTGGCGATCTGTACTCAACAAGACTAGTCCAGGGTATGTCGTTGTTGCTCGGCTGGCAGGCAGCAATAAACATGGGCGTGAATATGGGGATGCTGCCTACGAAGGGACTGACTTTGCCACTGATGAGTTATGGCGGCAGCAGCATGATTGTGAGTTGTCTTGCCGTCGGTATGATTCTGATGGTTGATCGTGAGAACCGGATAGCATCATGA
- the murG gene encoding undecaprenyldiphospho-muramoylpentapeptide beta-N-acetylglucosaminyltransferase — protein MTHELKRIMILAGGTGGHVFPGLAVARYLRDRGVVVEWMGTEAGLEAAVVPRNKFVLHAIRIKSVRGGGVARWVLLPFRLGSAVIQSFVILSQHRPQLVLAMGGFASGPGAIAAWIMRIPVLVHEQNAVPGLTNRVLSVVARKVMTGFPGVLAEHPGTRHVGNPVRREIAAMSDPDTRYAQHQGRMRLLIIGGSQGARALNRIVPQAIAAMEPDKRPEIWHQCGARWLDEARKSYHDANITSVELSAFIEDMAEAYSWADLVICRAGAMTVAELAAGGVASLLVPYPYAVDDHQTANAEYLVRNEAAILVQEKELTVERLSRNLAELDANRGVLLNMAKAARTQAVTDAVDTVAGICEEVVHA, from the coding sequence ATGACCCATGAACTGAAACGCATAATGATCCTTGCTGGCGGAACCGGTGGCCACGTGTTCCCGGGCCTTGCGGTGGCTCGTTACCTGCGCGACCGGGGTGTTGTGGTTGAATGGATGGGAACCGAGGCCGGGCTGGAGGCCGCAGTTGTCCCGCGCAACAAGTTTGTTTTGCATGCCATCCGAATCAAATCAGTAAGGGGTGGTGGAGTTGCGCGCTGGGTGTTGTTGCCGTTTCGCCTGGGAAGCGCAGTGATCCAGTCGTTCGTGATTTTGTCGCAACACAGACCACAACTTGTATTGGCAATGGGTGGGTTTGCATCCGGCCCCGGTGCCATAGCAGCCTGGATTATGCGAATACCCGTGCTCGTGCATGAGCAAAATGCCGTGCCAGGCCTGACAAACCGGGTATTGTCCGTTGTCGCCAGAAAAGTAATGACAGGCTTTCCCGGAGTGTTGGCCGAACATCCGGGCACGCGCCATGTAGGTAACCCGGTGCGCAGGGAAATTGCGGCTATGAGTGATCCGGATACGCGTTATGCCCAGCACCAGGGCCGGATGAGGTTGTTGATTATTGGTGGCAGCCAGGGAGCACGGGCGCTGAACCGAATTGTGCCGCAGGCAATTGCTGCAATGGAGCCGGACAAGCGTCCTGAGATCTGGCATCAATGCGGCGCGCGTTGGCTGGATGAGGCGCGCAAGTCCTACCACGACGCCAACATAACCAGTGTTGAGCTGTCCGCATTCATCGAAGACATGGCTGAAGCCTACAGCTGGGCAGACCTGGTGATTTGTCGTGCCGGGGCCATGACGGTTGCCGAACTGGCAGCAGGCGGAGTCGCATCGCTGTTGGTGCCGTACCCTTACGCGGTTGACGATCACCAGACGGCCAACGCCGAGTACCTGGTACGAAATGAGGCGGCAATCCTTGTGCAGGAGAAAGAGCTTACCGTGGAACGGCTGAGCAGAAATCTGGCCGAGCTTGATGCAAATCGTGGCGTCTTGCTGAATATGGCGAAGGCGGCACGAACACAGGCCGTAACCGATGCGGTGGATACGGTAGCCGGAATTTGTGAAGAGGTGGTTCATGCGTAG
- the rsmH gene encoding 16S rRNA (cytosine(1402)-N(4))-methyltransferase RsmH — MNEHSHLPVLLDACIEGLAIRPDGRYVDGTFGRGGHSRAILDQLDDRGRLLALDRDPQAGQWATSHFAADERFKFIGRSFSMLEQTVMEQGWHRQLDGILLDLGVSSPQLDDASRGFSFRNDGPLDMRMDTTQGMSAADWLASVSEQELVRVLKEYGEERFAKRIARTIVREREDSPITTTAQLAGLIAEAVPTRERKKDPATRSFQAIRIAVNRELEEIEAVLPQCVRSLKAGGRLAIISFHSLEDRMVKRFVSGLEKRGNLPPDLPVTEDSLPEPVLRRIGKAQKAGTAECDRNPRARSAVLRIAQRTTAAYA; from the coding sequence GTGAATGAGCACTCGCATCTACCGGTACTGCTTGACGCCTGCATCGAAGGCCTGGCTATCAGGCCCGATGGTCGCTACGTGGACGGAACATTCGGCCGCGGCGGTCACAGCCGCGCCATTCTTGACCAGCTTGATGATCGAGGCCGCTTGCTTGCCCTGGACAGGGACCCGCAAGCCGGGCAATGGGCGACATCCCATTTTGCTGCCGACGAAAGGTTCAAATTTATTGGCAGGTCATTTTCCATGCTTGAGCAAACAGTAATGGAACAGGGTTGGCATCGACAGCTGGACGGGATTCTCCTGGACCTGGGTGTGTCGTCACCTCAGCTGGATGATGCCAGCCGCGGGTTCAGTTTTCGTAACGACGGTCCACTGGATATGCGCATGGACACGACGCAAGGCATGAGTGCTGCCGATTGGCTGGCTTCCGTATCTGAACAGGAGTTGGTGCGGGTATTGAAAGAATATGGCGAAGAACGGTTTGCCAAACGAATTGCCCGGACGATTGTTCGTGAGCGAGAAGACAGCCCGATCACAACAACAGCACAATTGGCCGGCTTGATTGCCGAAGCTGTGCCGACCCGGGAGCGCAAGAAGGATCCGGCTACTCGCAGTTTCCAGGCTATCCGTATCGCCGTGAATCGTGAGCTTGAAGAGATTGAGGCAGTGCTACCCCAGTGCGTGCGTTCGCTCAAGGCGGGTGGTCGCCTTGCCATTATCAGTTTTCATTCACTGGAAGATCGCATGGTGAAGCGATTTGTTTCCGGCCTGGAGAAGCGAGGAAACCTGCCACCCGATCTGCCGGTTACCGAAGACAGTTTGCCGGAACCGGTATTGCGCAGAATCGGTAAGGCACAAAAGGCCGGGACCGCTGAGTGTGACAGAAATCCGCGGGCACGTAGCGCGGTGTTGCGGATTGCCCAAAGAACGACTGCAGCCTATGCGTAG